From the Thermococcus guaymasensis DSM 11113 genome, one window contains:
- a CDS encoding anaerobic ribonucleoside-triphosphate reductase activating protein, whose protein sequence is MLTSGWKSVSMVDVHGRVTFTLWLCGCNLKCPFCHNWRIAEGLDCFPLDREALLDELEASAFLVDYFHVTGGEPLMQWRELSSLLAEVKLLDIPMSLNTNLTLVGPLEKLLKAGLVDHVATDLKAPPELYGLPEKPAKKLWRLFLRGLEVVSDYGIPLELRIPVARGLNAWPYIEMGLGRIESDFYVVLNPLVGKPLTNPRDEEWCSEHCWPEGEVEELRKKLEELGVQVHVNQFFELHSRHTGRKIPGRA, encoded by the coding sequence ATGCTCACGAGCGGGTGGAAGAGCGTCAGCATGGTGGACGTCCACGGCAGGGTGACCTTCACGCTCTGGCTCTGCGGGTGCAACCTCAAGTGCCCCTTCTGCCACAACTGGCGCATCGCTGAGGGCCTCGACTGCTTTCCCCTCGATAGAGAAGCCCTCCTCGACGAGCTTGAGGCGAGCGCGTTTCTCGTCGATTACTTTCACGTCACAGGTGGCGAACCGCTGATGCAGTGGAGGGAGTTAAGCTCGCTCCTCGCAGAGGTGAAGCTCCTTGACATCCCCATGAGCCTCAACACAAACCTCACTCTCGTCGGGCCCCTGGAAAAGCTCCTGAAGGCGGGTCTGGTTGACCACGTAGCGACCGACCTCAAGGCACCGCCAGAGCTCTACGGCCTCCCTGAGAAGCCAGCGAAAAAGCTCTGGAGGCTCTTCCTGAGGGGACTTGAGGTGGTTTCCGACTACGGAATTCCGCTGGAGCTCAGGATTCCTGTGGCGAGGGGCTTGAACGCGTGGCCCTACATCGAGATGGGTCTGGGGAGAATTGAATCGGACTTCTACGTCGTCCTGAACCCGCTCGTTGGAAAACCCCTGACCAACCCGAGGGATGAGGAGTGGTGCTCGGAACACTGCTGGCCGGAGGGGGAGGTCGAGGAACTCAGGAAAAAACTTGAAGAGCTCGGCGTCCAGGTTCACGTGAACCAGTTTTTCGAGCTCCACAGTAGACATACGGGCAGAAAAATTCCCGGTCGGGCTTAA
- the thsB gene encoding thermosome subunit beta: MAQLAGQPVVILPEGTQRYVGRDAQRLNILAARIIAETVRTTLGPKGMDKMLVDSLGDIVITNDGATILDEMDIQHPAAKMMVEVAKTQDKEAGDGTTTAVVIAGELLRKAEELLDQNIHPSIIIKGYALAADKAQEILDQIAKDVDVDDVEMLKKAAVTAITGKAAEEEREYLAEIAVEAVRQVAEKVDGTYKVDLDNIKFEKKEGGSVRDTKLIRGVVIDKEVVHPGMPKRVENAKIALINEALEVKETETDAEIRITSPEQLQAFLEQEEKMLREMVDKIKEVGANVVFVQKGIDDLAQHYLAKYGIMAVRRVKKSDMEKLAKATGAKIVTNVRDLTAEDLGEAELVEQRKVAGENMIFVEGCKNPKAVTILIRGGTEHVVDEVERALEDAVKVVKDIVEDGKIVAAGGAPEIELAIKLDEYAKEVGGKEQLAIENFAEALKVIPRTLAENAGLDPIETLVKVIAAHKEKGPTIGIDVFEGEPADMMERGVIAPVRVTKQAIKSASEAAIMILRIDDVIAASKLEKDKEGGKGGSEDFSSDLD; encoded by the coding sequence ATGGCCCAGCTCGCTGGACAGCCGGTTGTTATTCTGCCTGAGGGAACCCAGAGGTACGTTGGTAGGGACGCCCAGAGGCTCAACATTCTCGCCGCGAGAATCATAGCCGAGACCGTTAGAACCACCCTCGGCCCGAAGGGAATGGATAAAATGCTCGTCGACAGCCTCGGTGACATCGTCATAACCAACGACGGTGCAACAATACTCGACGAGATGGACATCCAGCACCCGGCTGCGAAGATGATGGTTGAGGTTGCGAAGACTCAGGACAAGGAGGCTGGTGATGGTACTACTACTGCAGTCGTCATCGCTGGTGAGCTTCTCAGGAAGGCCGAGGAGCTCCTCGACCAGAACATCCACCCGAGCATAATCATAAAGGGTTACGCCCTTGCAGCTGACAAGGCCCAGGAGATACTCGACCAGATAGCCAAGGACGTTGACGTTGATGACGTTGAGATGCTCAAGAAGGCCGCCGTCACCGCCATCACCGGTAAGGCCGCCGAGGAGGAGCGCGAGTACCTCGCCGAGATCGCCGTTGAGGCCGTCAGGCAGGTCGCCGAGAAGGTCGACGGCACCTACAAGGTCGACCTCGACAACATCAAGTTCGAAAAGAAGGAGGGCGGCAGCGTCCGGGACACCAAGCTCATCAGGGGCGTCGTCATCGACAAGGAAGTTGTCCACCCGGGAATGCCAAAGAGGGTCGAGAACGCCAAGATCGCCCTCATAAACGAGGCCCTTGAGGTCAAGGAGACCGAGACCGACGCCGAGATAAGGATCACCAGCCCGGAGCAGCTCCAGGCCTTCCTTGAGCAGGAGGAGAAGATGCTCAGGGAGATGGTCGACAAGATCAAGGAGGTTGGAGCGAACGTCGTCTTCGTCCAGAAGGGTATTGACGACCTTGCCCAGCACTATCTGGCCAAGTACGGCATAATGGCCGTGAGGCGCGTCAAGAAGAGCGACATGGAGAAGCTCGCCAAAGCCACCGGCGCCAAGATCGTCACCAACGTCCGCGACCTAACTGCCGAGGACCTCGGTGAGGCCGAGCTCGTCGAGCAGAGGAAGGTCGCCGGCGAGAACATGATCTTCGTTGAGGGTTGCAAGAACCCGAAGGCTGTGACCATACTCATCAGGGGCGGTACCGAGCACGTGGTCGACGAGGTCGAGAGGGCCCTTGAGGACGCCGTCAAGGTCGTCAAGGACATCGTCGAGGACGGCAAGATCGTCGCCGCCGGGGGTGCTCCGGAGATTGAGCTCGCCATCAAGCTCGACGAGTACGCCAAGGAGGTCGGCGGCAAGGAGCAGCTCGCCATCGAGAACTTCGCGGAGGCCCTCAAGGTCATCCCGAGGACTCTCGCCGAGAACGCCGGTCTTGACCCGATCGAGACACTCGTGAAGGTCATCGCCGCCCACAAGGAGAAGGGACCGACCATCGGTATCGACGTCTTCGAGGGCGAGCCGGCCGACATGATGGAGCGCGGCGTCATTGCGCCGGTCAGAGTAACCAAGCAGGCCATCAAGAGCGCTAGCGAGGCTGCCATAATGATCCTCAGGATCGACGACGTCATCGCCGCCAGCAAGCTTGAGAAGGACAAGGAAGGCGGCAAGGGCGGAAGCGAGGACTTTAGCAGCGACCTCGACTGA